In the genome of Dasypus novemcinctus isolate mDasNov1 chromosome 30, mDasNov1.1.hap2, whole genome shotgun sequence, one region contains:
- the LOC131276870 gene encoding olfactory receptor 7A17-like: MGLGNETQISEFFLLGFSEDPEVQPLLFWLFLSIYLLTIFGNLLIILVFITDSHLHTPMYFFISNLSLCDIGLSSTTVPKMLVNIQAQSRAITYTGCITQMYFFTIFAGLDDFLLAVMAYDRFVAICHPLHYTVIMNPQICVLMVLGSWIMSFIHSCLQGLKVLWLSFCTHAEIPHFFCELRQMIQLACSDTFFNCLAMYLIHGVMGGSPLGWILFSYSKIVSSIRAISSAQGKYKAFSTCVSHLLVVSLFYCTGVGMYISSAASHNTHSGSSASVMYTVITPMLNPFIYSLRNKDIRGALNKCFGGKSEK; encoded by the coding sequence atgggacttggaaatgaaacacaaatttcagaattttttctccTGGGATTTTCAGAGGATCCAGAagtgcagcccctcctcttttGGCTGTTCCTGTCCATTTACCTGCTCACCATCTTTGGGAACCTGCTCATAATCCTGGTCTTCATCACTGATtctcacctccacacacccatgtatttcttcatCTCCAACCTGTCCCTTTGTGACATCGGTTTATcctccaccactgtcccaaagatgtTGGTGAACATCCAGGCACAGAGCAGAGCCATAACCTACACAGGCTGCATCACCCAGATGTACTTTTTCACGATCTTTGCAGGGTTGGATGACTTCCTTCTGgccgtgatggcctatgaccgctttgtggccatctgccacccccttcactacacagtcatcatgaacccccagaTCTGTGTCCTGATGGTTCTGGGGTCCTGGATCATGAGCTTTATACATTCCTGTTTACAAGGGTTAAAGGTATTATGGCTGTCTTTTTGCACACATGCAGAAATCccacactttttctgtgaacttcgtCAGATGATCCAACTTGCCTGTTCTGACACTTTTTTCAACTGCTTAGCAATGTATTTAATACATGGAGTGATGGGAGGGAGTCCCCTTGGTTGGAtacttttctcttactctaagatTGTTTCCTCCATACGTGCAATCTCATCAGCTCAGGGgaagtataaagcattttccacCTGTGTATCTCACCTCTTGGTGGTCTCCCTATTTTATTGTACAGGCGTAGGGATGTACATAAGTTCTGCTGCTTCACACAACACACATTCAGGTTCAtcagcctcagtgatgtacactgtGATCACTCCTatgctgaaccccttcatctacagTCTGAGGAATAAAGACATAAGGGGGGCTCTGAACAAATGCTTTGGAGGAAAGTCTGAAAAGTGA